In uncultured Bacteroides sp., the DNA window CCGCTCCTTACTACTGTTTAGCAAAAATAGAGTATATAAACAGCAGCAACATTACTAATTTATACAAATCTGCATTTACGGTTACGCAATCGTTTGCACTTCCATCTAAAGGTAAACATCGTTCATTATCAAACAATTACTACCCATTCCACTATTTTTGCGTATCAATAGAGAACAAAGACGAACTCTAATGTTTTTATTTTCTCGGAATTTGAATTACCTTTGGCTGAAAGAGATGTAGACCATGAACAAACCGCAAATCACCATTAAAGACATAGGCCGGGCATTGGGCGTTTCACCCTCTACGGTGTCGAGAGCTTTGAAGGATAATCCGGACATCAGTCCGGCAACCCGGGAAGCGATACATAAGTATGCGCGCGAGCATAATTATAAGCCCAACGCGCTGGCGCTTAACTTACGAACCAATCGTTCGAACACCATTGGGGTAATTATACCGCAACTGGTTCATCATTTCTTTTCGTGTGTGCTGAGCGGCATTGAAAAGAGTGCCGCAAATGCGGGATACAACATCTTGGTGGCACAAAGCAATGAAAGCTACGAGCAGGAGGTGAAGATTGTTCACTCATTTCTCGCTGCAAGAGTTTGCGGGGTTATTTCTTCGCTGGCCAAAGACACTTCGCAATACGATCATTACCAGGAATTGCTGGATAATAATATCCCTATTGTTTTCTATGACCGCATCTGCACGGGCATCAATACCGAGCGGGTGGTGGTAGACGACTACGCCGGGGCTTTTGCCGCGGTAGAGTATATGATTCAAACCGGATGCAAGCGCATCTTCTTCTATAGCAGCTTGCCTCATCTGGAAATATCAAAAAACAGGCGCAACGGATACCTGGATGCAATGAAAAAATATAAGATTCCGGTAAACGACAACATGATAAAGTTCTGCGATACGCGCGAACAGGCCATTGCTGCGACACCGGATATACTCGAAAAGCCGGATAGGCCGGACGGGTTCTTCGCCATTAATGACGAAACGGCGTCGGGCATTCTTTATGCATGCAAACTGGTGGGACTGAAGGTGCCGGATGAAATCTCTATCTGCGGCTTTACGGATGGCGCCATTGCACAGAGCACAGATCCTAAGTTAACAACGGTGGAACAGCACGGACAGGAAGTGGGAGAAAGTGCGATCGATATTCTCATCCATAAAATAGAAGGAGAAGACGGGGAACGAAAAGGGCCCAACAGAATAGTAAAAACCAACCTGGTAGTGAGGGGAACAACCAAATAAGAATAGATTAAACCATAAGAATACCATGAAAGTAAAACCTGATTTAAGTTTTTGGAAGCTGTGGAACATCAGCTTTGGCTTTTTTGGCGTACAGATTGCTTATGCGCTTCAAAGCGCTAACATCAGCCGCATATTCTCTACGTTGGGGGCCGACCCGCATAATTTGAGTTATTTCTGGATCTTGCCTCCTCTGGCAGGAATCATTGTGCAACCTCTCATCGGTTCCGCCAGCGACAAAACGTGGACACGCTTCGGGCGAAGAATTCCTTATTTGTTTATAGGATCAATCGTTGCCGTTATTGTGATGTGCCTGTTGCCCAATGCGGGAAGTTTCGGCATGGCGGTGAGCACGGCCATGATATTCGGACTGGTGGCTCTTATGTTTATGGATACTTCCATTAACATGGCCATGCAACCGTTTAAGATGTTGGTGGGCGACATGGTCAATGAAAAACAAAAGGGACTGGCCTACTCCATTCAGAGCTTTCTGTGCAATGCCGGTAGCCTGGTGGGCTATCTGTTTCCCTTCATCTTTACGTGGATAGGCATCAGCAACATGGGCGAAAAAGGCACGGTGCCCAACTCGGTTATTTACTCCTTTTATATAGGAGCTGCCATTTTGTTGCTTTGTGTGCTTTATACCAGCCTGAAGGTAAAAGAAATGCCGCCGAAGGAATTTGAGGCGTTTCATGACATCACTGCCGCCGAGAAGAAGGAGAAAACAGATTTCCTCTCGCTGTTGAAGCATGCGCCCAAGGTGTTCTGGACGGTGGGACTGGTACAGTTCTTCAGTTGGGCGGCATTTATGTATATGTGGACGTATACAAACGGAGCCATTGCATACACGGTATGGAATACGACCGATGTGCAAAACGCAGGATATCAGGAAGCGGGCAACTGGGTAGGCGTGCTATTTGCCGTGCAAGCTATCGGGTCGGTAATCTGGGCCATTGCGTTGCCTTTATTCAAGTCGCGCAAGTTTGCTTATTCACTCAGTTTAGTATTGGGGGGAATCGGGTTCATCTCTATCATGTTCTTCAACAACCAGTACCTACTATTTGCCTCTTACCTACTGATAGGTTGTGCATGGGCGGCCATGCTGGCCATGCCGTTTACGATACTGACGAACTCGGTTTCGGGCAAAAACATGGGAGCTTACCTGGGGCTGTTTAACGGAACCATTTGTGTGCCTCAAATTGTAGCGGCACTCGTTGGCGGCGGATTGCTGCATCTGGTAGCTGGCCGTCAGGTAAACATGTTGGTACTGGCAGGAATATCACTTGTGATAGGAGCCTGCTGCGTGTACTTTGTGAAGGAAACCGTGGTGCATAGCAATGAAAAGCCCGAACCGACAAAAGCATAGACCTCCCGGAAAAAGAGGGAGAACATAAAAATAAAAGCCGGCTTCATTTTTTTAGCTAAAAAGCTTGACTTTGCCAAGTAAATGTATTATCTTTGTCAGAGTAATCATAAAGTATATTCAGATTAAACTACAGTAAAAGGGGGAAGTTGTCACTTCTCCCTTTTTTTATGCGCCAACCGTCTTTCGACTCAAATGACGGTTGCATTTCTTCCAAGTGACGGTTGCATTTTACTGATATGACGGTTCAATTCGGGCAATTACACGGTTGTATATTCACAATAACAAGGCTTGTCGTCACCAATATGCTTACTTGTTACC includes these proteins:
- a CDS encoding LacI family DNA-binding transcriptional regulator; this encodes MNKPQITIKDIGRALGVSPSTVSRALKDNPDISPATREAIHKYAREHNYKPNALALNLRTNRSNTIGVIIPQLVHHFFSCVLSGIEKSAANAGYNILVAQSNESYEQEVKIVHSFLAARVCGVISSLAKDTSQYDHYQELLDNNIPIVFYDRICTGINTERVVVDDYAGAFAAVEYMIQTGCKRIFFYSSLPHLEISKNRRNGYLDAMKKYKIPVNDNMIKFCDTREQAIAATPDILEKPDRPDGFFAINDETASGILYACKLVGLKVPDEISICGFTDGAIAQSTDPKLTTVEQHGQEVGESAIDILIHKIEGEDGERKGPNRIVKTNLVVRGTTK
- a CDS encoding SLC45 family MFS transporter; this encodes MKVKPDLSFWKLWNISFGFFGVQIAYALQSANISRIFSTLGADPHNLSYFWILPPLAGIIVQPLIGSASDKTWTRFGRRIPYLFIGSIVAVIVMCLLPNAGSFGMAVSTAMIFGLVALMFMDTSINMAMQPFKMLVGDMVNEKQKGLAYSIQSFLCNAGSLVGYLFPFIFTWIGISNMGEKGTVPNSVIYSFYIGAAILLLCVLYTSLKVKEMPPKEFEAFHDITAAEKKEKTDFLSLLKHAPKVFWTVGLVQFFSWAAFMYMWTYTNGAIAYTVWNTTDVQNAGYQEAGNWVGVLFAVQAIGSVIWAIALPLFKSRKFAYSLSLVLGGIGFISIMFFNNQYLLFASYLLIGCAWAAMLAMPFTILTNSVSGKNMGAYLGLFNGTICVPQIVAALVGGGLLHLVAGRQVNMLVLAGISLVIGACCVYFVKETVVHSNEKPEPTKA